From a single bacterium genomic region:
- a CDS encoding ParA family protein has product MAAGRPGPAAVRPGAPEDLPDDCGNTSPIASTPIGAGIALSTQHKGVAATPHAFAIVNQKGGVGKSTTAVNLGASLASFGHRILLVDMDPQGNCTSGAGIDKRALASSTYDAVVMGAPLDGVIIPTPTARLEIAPADPRLAAAEVELVPQIARESKLRSALARVGDRYDLILVDCPPSLGLLTVNALAAAEACLIPVQCEYYALEGLTQLLDTIGLVRRHLNPRLRVAGVLLTMVDPRTKLSDQVGAEVRRHFADLVFKIEIPRSVRLAEAPSYGQPVGEYAPGSRGAAAYLALALELAERVGLASPPSAVPGPRAMDHIPALRGDGDD; this is encoded by the coding sequence GTGGCGGCCGGCCGCCCCGGGCCGGCGGCGGTCCGGCCGGGGGCGCCGGAGGATTTGCCGGACGATTGCGGGAACACGTCCCCGATCGCATCGACGCCGATCGGGGCAGGCATCGCACTTTCGACGCAGCACAAAGGAGTCGCAGCAACGCCGCACGCGTTCGCGATCGTGAATCAGAAAGGCGGCGTGGGCAAGTCGACCACCGCCGTCAACCTCGGCGCCTCCCTCGCGTCGTTCGGCCACCGCATCCTCCTCGTGGACATGGATCCGCAGGGCAACTGCACCAGCGGCGCCGGTATCGACAAGCGCGCGCTCGCATCGAGCACGTACGACGCGGTTGTCATGGGCGCGCCGCTCGACGGCGTGATCATCCCCACGCCCACGGCACGGCTGGAGATCGCGCCGGCCGACCCGCGCCTGGCGGCCGCGGAAGTCGAGCTGGTGCCGCAGATCGCGCGCGAGTCGAAACTGCGGTCGGCGCTGGCGCGGGTCGGCGATCGCTACGACCTGATCCTCGTGGACTGTCCCCCGTCGCTCGGTCTCCTCACGGTCAACGCGCTGGCGGCCGCCGAGGCCTGCCTGATTCCTGTCCAGTGCGAGTACTACGCGTTGGAGGGCCTGACACAGCTTCTGGACACGATCGGTCTCGTGCGGCGCCATCTCAATCCCCGCCTGCGGGTGGCCGGGGTGCTTCTGACCATGGTCGATCCCCGGACCAAGTTGTCCGATCAGGTGGGCGCCGAAGTCCGGCGGCACTTCGCGGATCTCGTGTTCAAGATCGAGATTCCGAGGAGCGTGCGGTTGGCCGAGGCCCCCAGTTACGGCCAGCCGGTGGGCGAGTACGCGCCGGGGTCGCGCGGAGCCGCCGCGTACCTTGCCCTCGCACTCGAACTTGCGGAGCGTGTCGGGCTGGCATCCCCTCCATCCGCAGTTCCCGGCCCACGAGCGATGGACCACATCCCTGCGCTGCGA